Proteins from a genomic interval of Musa acuminata AAA Group cultivar baxijiao chromosome BXJ1-9, Cavendish_Baxijiao_AAA, whole genome shotgun sequence:
- the LOC135593769 gene encoding protein IRX15-LIKE-like, with translation MKGVNSTRLILLQPSSNHKQGGNGVNTSISISVFHHHRIWLIALLSFFTFASLLTLLSTTTARDPSDLPSASSSSTAAVASAGSASYGKPSPLPAPVFDALVNYAVSSNSTGKMREEDLRAVAGVLRRRAPCNLLVFGIGHETPLWRALNHGGRTVFLDENEYYVARVEGRNPGLEAYDVAYTTKVREMPDLLAAARRQRRGECRPVQNLLFSDCRLAINDLPNQLYDVAWDVILVDGPKGHTPATPGRMSAIFTAAVMARSRGRGHADVLVHDHDREAERVCSAEFLCPENLVAATHHLAHFLIRAGPADEFCSNRTSTAGDAIATS, from the coding sequence ATGAAAGGAGTCAACAGCACCAGATTAATCCTTCTGCAGCCATCATCCAACCACAAGCAAGGTGGCAATGGGGTCAACACATCCATCTCCATCTCGGTCTTCCACCACCATCGTATTTGGCTCATCGCTCTCCTTTCCTTCTTCACCTTCGCCTCGCTCCTCACCCTTCTCAGCACCACCACCGCGAGAGATCCAAGTGACCTCCcctcggcttcctcctcctccaccgctgcTGTTGCGTCCGCTGGGTCGGCCTCTTACGggaagccatcgccgctgccggcTCCTGTGTTCGATGCCCTCGTCAACTACGCCGTGTCCTCCAACTCCACGGGGAAGATGAGGGAGGAGGACCTCCGGGCGGTCGCGGGCGTGCTACGACGGCGGGCGCCGTGTAACCTGCTCGTGTTCGGGATCGGGCACGAGACGCCGCTGTGGCGTGCGCTCAACCACGGCGGGCGGACCGTCTTCCTGGACGAGAACGAGTACTACGTCGCCCGCGTCGAGGGGCGCAACCCGGGGCTGGAAGCCTACGACGTGGCTTACACCACCAAGGTTCGGGAGATGCCAGACCTCCTGGCCGCCGCGCGTCGGCAGCGCCGCGGGGAGTGCCGGCCGGTGCAGAACCTGCTCTTCTCTGACTGCCGCCTCGCCATCAACGACCTCCCCAACCAGCTTTACGACGTGGCCTGGGACGTCATCCTGGTGGACGGGCCCAAGGGGCACACGCCGGCGACGCCGGGCCGGATGTCGGCCATCTTCACGGCCGCCGTCATGGCCAGGTCTCGCGGCCGGGGCCACGCCGACGTGCTCGTCCACGACCACGACCGGGAGGCGGAGAGGGTGTGCAGCGCGGAGTTCCTCTGCCCGGAGAACCTCGTCGCCGCCACCCACCACCTCGCCCACTTCCTCATCCGCGCCGGCCCCGCCGACGAGTTCTGCTCCAACCGGACCTCCACGGCCGGCGACGCAATAGCCACGTCGTAG